One Archangium violaceum genomic window, CTTCTGGTGCGCCTTGGGCATGTGCTCGGGCTGCGTGGTGTGCCGGCCCCGCTCGTCGCTGCGCACGTGGCTCGCCACGCTGGTACAGCTCCACCAGTGGTGGTGCACCTGCACGTGGTAGTCGATGTTGACTCTCACCTGCGTCCACTCGCCGTAGGTGAAGGACTCGGCCGGTAGCGGCCTCAGCGCGGGCTTATCCAGCCGCTCGAAGAGCTCGCGCCGGCTCGCCTCGTACAGCCGCATCTTCCGGTTGTTGATGTCCTCGAGCAGCTCGCCAATGCGCTCATTGAGCGCCTCCAGCGAGAAGAAGGTGTGGTGGCGCAGCCGCGCCAGCAGCCAGCGCTGCACCACCAGCACGCCCACCTCCACCTTCGCCTTGTCCCGGGTCGGGCAGGGGCCGCTGGGCCGCTGGCTTCGGCGCGGCGCCATACAGCCGCTCCTCCAACTCCTCCTCCCGCATCTGCTCCACCTGCTCCCCGTCCAGCTTCGCCGCCGTGGCGCGCGCCAGCACGCTCCCCACCGCCCCCGCGCTGATTCCCAGGCTGCTGGCCACCTCCCGGTGGCTTCTCTTCTGCACCCACTTCTGCCGTAGCACTTCTCGTATGTGACGCATGGACAGTCGCTCCGTGGCCATCGGCCCTCCTCGCGGAGGGCCGTCGACGAATGCCGTCCAGCGTGCTCGCTCGGCTCGCCCGCCCTCCCGCGTCCGGTGCTACCAGCCGACGGGCCCCGTAGGGCGAACCACCTGACCTCCAGCGTAGTCCTCGGACCCAAAGGCCCGCGGAGCACGATGGCCGATCCCGGTGAGCACGATGGGCCGACGCGCGCCCTCTGCGCTACCTCCACCTACCTCTGCCCGCCAGTTTCAGGCCGCGACGCTCGGCTCGTACAAATTCCCGCGCTTCTCGGTGAGCATCGACAATTTGAATGCAGGGGTGAACTCCGGGGCCCAAACGCCCCGGACCAGGCGAAGGGGGGCGCCAATGGGACAATTCTCCGTGGAGCATCCGACACCGCTGACCTTCGAGGCGCTGACGCTCGCCAACGAGGAACTGCGTCCCTTGCCGCTGCTGTGGCGCGGACACCTTCCACTGCACGAGGGGCTTCACGAGGCGCACGCCCTCGCCGTGCGCGTGAATGGCCTGCCCGCGAGGAAGCCTTAAACCCTCGTTCCTGCCGCTCGAGTTTCCCTCAAGGAGTCACCTCATGGCCAACACCGTCGGTGTCAACAAGATGTCCGTCATCACCAAGGACTCCAACGGCACCACCGTCGCCTTCCCGGACGTATGCAAGACTCCCAGCCCAGTCGGCCCCGTCCCCATTCCCTACCCCAACATTGCCCGCTCCTCGGACACGGCCCAGGGCACCAGGAGCGTGCTGGTAGAGAGCAACCCGGTGTGCGTGAAGGACTCGAACTTCAGCACCAGCACGGGCGACGAGGCAGGCACGGCGGGGGGTGGCGTGGCCTCGAGCAAAACCAAGGGCAAGGCCGAGTTCGTCAACTTCTCCTTCGACGTGAAATTCGAGGGGAAGAACGTGGCCCGCGCTTTCGACCTCATGCTGCACAACGACAAGAACACCCCGCCCTTCCCCGTGATGCAGCCCCCCGTGGTGGCCCTCGGCAGGGACAAGGAAAAACCCAGGTGCCTGGTATGCGACAAGGACCTATAGCCGCCGCCTGCACATGGAGGACTGACGCATGAAGACAGACGACACGCAACAGCCGGGCGGCCCTGCTGTGCTCGAGCCCATTCTCGCTCCACGGCAGGGCTGGGTGGCCGGGCTCGCCACTGACGGGGGAGTGTTGGTGGACTTCCCGGGCAACTCCAGAGGCCCCGTGGGGGCGAAGCTGGGGTTGCCGCTCGATGCACGCGCGGTGCGGGAGGCCGTGGCCCGACGCCAGCCCGTCATGCTCCTTTTCGAGGAGGGGGACCCGCGCCGTCCCTTCCTGCTGGCCTTCGTCTACACCCCCAGCCCCACGCCCATGCTGGACTCGCTGCTGGAGAACACCGCGACATACCCGCCCGAGCACGTGAAGGTGGACGGCCAGCGCATGCCGCTCAAGGTGAAGGGCCGTAGCGAGGTGTCCTTCTCGTGTGGCGACTCGCGCGTCACCCTCACGCCCAACGAGCTGTCGCTGGTGTGCGGCGAGGCCAGCCTCACCCTGCAGCGCAACGGCCGGGCCGTGCTGCGGGGCGTGCGGGTTGAGTCACGCGCGGAGGATGTCAACCGGATAAAGGGTGGCGCGGTGGAGGTGAACTAGCGTGGAGGCGCTCAGCGACGAGCTGTTCCTCAACTGGGAGGTATACGAGGAGCACCTGGAGGAGGCGGAGTTCCTCTGGGGCCAGAGGGAGCGGCAGGGTGGGTCTCCCGAGTACCGGCTGCCGGAGGTGGCCGAGGGAGAAGAGCGGCTGCTGGCCCGGGTGGATGCACTGGTGTTGGGAGGCACACCGGTAGCAGAGGGGTTGCTGGTGCCGGCACTGGAGTCCGAGCTGCCCACGCGCACCAGCGCCGCGGCGTACACGCTGCTGGTGGGGGGCGTGCCCGGCGCGAGCCAGGCGGTGCTGGAGGCGGTGAGGAAGGAGGTGCCCGGTGTGTTGGAGGCCATGGCGAAGGCCCTGGCCCTCCTGGAGCCTGGTGCCTTGCCGGCCTGGGTACCGCAGCTTTTGGAGGCACCGGAGCCCGCACTCCAGGCGCTGGCGCTGGGCGTGCTGGGGACACACGGGGGCGTGCCGACGGCCCGGTTGTTGGCCCTCCTGCAGCACGAGGAGGAGGAGGTGGTGGCTGCGGCCCTGCGGGCCCTGGCTCGCAGTCGCACGGCCGTGGACGGCAGGACTCTGCAGCACCTGCTGGCCTCGCCCGTGCCGGCGGTGCGCGACGCCGCCATTGAGGCCGGGCTGGCGGGAGGCCAGCGCGCCGCCTGGGCCGCGTGTCAGGCCACGCTCGCCGTGCCGGATGCGCACCTCTCCCGGCTGCTATGGGCCCTGGGGGGAGACGACAGGGACGTGCAGCGGCTGGTGGCACTGCTCGACACTCCTGCCCTGCGTGCGGACGTGCTGTGGGTGCTCGGCTTCTCCGGCCGCCTGGCCGCAGCCGACGCCTGCATGGTGTGCCTGGCAGACCCCTCCGTGACTGCTCTGGCCGGCGAGGCCTTCTCCGCACTGACGGGCCTGCGCCTGAAGGGCCCTTACGCACTGGAGCGCTCCGAGCCGTCAGAAGCCGAGTTGGATACCAACCCGGACATGGACATCCGCCGCTCGATGGAGGACTTGCTGCCCCTGCCCGCCCCGGACGCGGTAGCCGCATGGTGGAAGGAGGCACGCCCGCGCTTCACCCCGGGGCAACGCTACCTTCTCGGTGAGCCACTCACCGCGGGCTCCCTGCTGGAGGCGCTGGAGACAGCCCCCATGCGCCGCCGGCACGTATTGGGCCTGGAGGTGACGCTGCGCAGCCAGGGCCAGGTGCGTGTACCCACCCGCGCGTGGGCCCGTACCCAGGAGGCCGCCCTGCGCGCGGCTCGAGCCCTGCCCCCAGCACATTTCGCACGCCCCTTCACGGAGGGACTCTCCTCATGAAAGCGGCACCATGGCAGCTCGAGCTGCCTCCGGGCCATGTCGCCATGACAGGCCTGGGCATGACGTCCTCGCTGGGACTCAATGTGGTGGCGGGGTGCGCGGCGGCCCGCGCGGGGGTAACGCGCTTGAGCCACCTGGAGATTGAGGAGTCGGACGTGAAGACGCTGGAGAGTGTGCCCCTCAAGGGCCATACCGTGCGGGGCTTCACGGACGGTTTCGAAGGAGTGGGACGCCTGCTGCGGCTGGCGGATGCGGCCCTGGGGGACATGCTGGAGTACTCGCGACTCAAGCCCGAGGAGGCCGGGCGCCTGGGCTTCTTCCTGTGCTTGCCCGGTGAGCTGTATGCGCGCATGCGCAGTGAGTCGGTGCGCACGCTGGAGGGAATGACGCCCACACTGGCGCAGGCACTTGAGGAGGAGGACGCCCTGGAGCGCAAGCAGGCCCGGGAGGCCATGGAGCGGCGGCTGCTGCCGGAGTTGCTCACCCTGCACGGACTCACAGTGCCCCCTGCCGCGCGGGCCTGCTTTCCAGGGGGAGCGGCCACCTTCGCCCTGGCGCTGGCGCGTGCGGCGGATCTCCTGCGGACAAGAGAGCTGGAGCGCTGCGTGGTGGGGGGCGTGGACTCACTGGTGTACGGGGCCGCGTTGGAGGACGTGTACGAGCTGGGCTTGGTGCACACACCGGAGTCCGCCGTGGGCTTCTTCCCGGGAGAAGCGGCGGCCTTCGTGCTGCTGGAGAGGGCGGACGCCGCAAGGGCCCGAGAGGCCCGTGTGGAGGCATGGCTGGGCAACGTGGCCCTCGAGGCGGAGCCCTTCCACCGCTTCTCCGGCGAGGTACCTCTGGGGGCGGCGCTGCAGCGCGCCGCAGCGGCCTGCTGCAACGGGCAGCAGGTGGGCCTGGTGGTGGCCAACCTCAATGGGGACGAGTGGCGGGCGCGCGACTTCGGCACGGCCCTGCTGGCCATGAAGGAGGCGGGCCTGCCCACGGAGGCGCCGCGGTGGTACCCACCGGCCTCCTTCGGCGAGGTGGGAGCCGCGACGGGCGCCGTCTCCACGTGCATGCTGGTGAGGGCTTTTGCCCGGGGCCATGCGGGTAGCCCCCACGCGCTCGTCCTCCTGCTGGCGGACGACGAAACCCGGAGCGCCTACCTCCTTCACGCGGCCTGAGGTGGCCGGTACACGACGAGGGAAGTCACCAATGGAGCAGGACAGAGCCCGACAGGAAGCCCAGGCACGGCTGGAGAAGGCCAGAGCGGAAGCCGAAGAGGCCCGCAAGAGGGCTGAAGAGGCCCGCGCTCGCGCGGATGCCAACGAGGAGCGGCTGAAGAAGGCCCGCGAGGAGTTCGACAAAGCGCGCCAGGAGCGCAAGGGCGGCATCGGCAAGGCCGAGAAGGAGTTGAAGGAAGCCGAGCGGCCGGAGAAGGAAGCGGAGAAGGCGGAGAAGAGCGCCAGTGCGAAGGCGCGCGAGGAGCACCTCTCCTCCCTGCTGGCAGCTGACAGTCACCAGCACGGAGAGGAGAGCGGCTGCGTCACCCGGTGCCTGTGGGACAAGGCTCGGCCCCCCACCTGGAGGCGCCGGTGCCTCTTCCGAGGCCACAACCACCGGGAGAATGGGGTGAAGTACCAGCTCGCCAACGAGTCCGACTGGTACAACCTGGACTTCAGGGAGCGCAATAGCGAGTCGCGCAAACGACTGAACAAGGAATTCAGCGACGCACAACTCGGCGTGCGCAAGCCCGTCAACAACCCCACCATCAGCAAGGACTGCTGGTGGATGAGCAAGTACGGCGCCAACTTCCGGATAAACAACCGTCCCTGGAAGAACGAAGCCCACCACATCATCCCGATAGAGGCCCTCGCCACACACTTCGATGGAAAGCTGCTTCTACTCCAAGCAGTCAAATACAACGTCAACATTGGCGTTAATATCATCATGCTTCCCATCAATGAAAAACACGCACGGGTGTACCAGCTCCCCTCACACCCATCAAACCACCCTGACTACAACAGATCCCTCAAGCGCATGCTAGACAGCATATCCAATAAATTCGGGAAAGAGAAAGAAAAACAAGGCGGGCACCCGGAAATGTCGGCAGAAAACCCAGGCAATCATCGAACCAACCTCAACAACTTCTCCCTCGGGATGCGAATCCAGTTACGCGACTTTGCAATCGAAAAGGCAAAGGCAGGCGCACCCCTACACATCAACGATATTTTCAAACCAATTCGATAGAACCGGCACCATCAACAGCCCCCCCTCTGCTCAAGACACCATGCACAACTACTTCATTCTCGAATCACACCCCTCTCCCGAGAACTGCACTATCAACAAGTGCCCCGAGCCGCTCGATAGCAAGAAATGGCGGATCGCCGAAGGCGAACCCATGGGGGGACATTACAGCCCTCCGGTTCGCCTCGACATGGACAAGAGCCATGGCGGAATGCACATTCCAGACTTTATCGACAACAACCTCCATCTCCCGCTCGTTAGCGGCAAACTCAAGCAACTACTGGAGCGCGAGTCAAATGCCGAGATAGAGTTCTTGCCATTCATGCTCTATAATCACAAAGGCAGGGTCGCCTGCGACGACTGCTACATCGCCAACGTCCTGGGCTCACAGGACTGTGTCGATAGAACCAGGACCGAAGGCCAGGAGGACGCCTCTGAACCTGGTCAGTACATTGGCCTGTTCAGACTCTTCCTGGACCCAGCACGGATTGATCCTCAGAGCAGGCTCTTCCGTATCAGCGCCAAACCATCCGTCCTCATAATCCGGGATGATCTGCGTGCCCTCTTCGAACAGAATGAGGTGACTGGCGCGAGGTACATCGCCATGGGCGAGAAGTGCATGCTCTACTGATGCGTGCAATGTTTTTGCAAGAGGGCTCAACGCCATGAACCTGGAGACCGTTCGGGAGAACGCCCACGTATACCTAATGGAGGCGCTTGACAGCATCTCACAGAGAACGGCCGATGAGCAGTCCGGTCTAGCCTATATAACCGCGGCTTATTTTTACCGACGAATCGCCATCTGCGAACTGCTCGCCGAGGCACGAATGGATCGGTTTGCAACTTTTCTGGCGAAGTCCGCGTTGGTGCGTATCCACTTCCTTCGCCTCGTCACGCAGGGGCACGCAGCCGCCCCGCTCCATACCTGTGCAAGCCGGAATTTCTCCTTTGTTGACTCACTCGTCGCTGGCCAACTTCACATGGCGGTGGAGCTTGCCCGGCTGACTCCGGATCGGCATACACCAAGCATCGAATATGAGGACGACTTCCTCCTGCATCGCTTCCTCCAACGGCTCACCCTTCACCTCCATGTAGGTGACAACTTCGACCTTGCAGCCATGTTGGAGCGCTGGGAGACAGTGCTGGAAGGAGAGTATGACCCGTACCTGGGAGCATGCAAGGCATTGCTGCAGAAAGACACCCGGGCGCTCAATGAGGCGCTGCGTGACGCCATCGCTATTCGTAAGCGCTCCTTTCAAGACGAGAAGAAGCAGTCGGTCCCCCCTGACAGACGTCTTACCGAGGGCTTTGTCTTCATGGATGGGTTGGCCTTCTTGCGGCTCGCCGAGACGCTCGGCATGCCGGTTCAACGCGAGTACCCCACCATTCCCAAGTTCGCACGCATTCCCCTGGGGCGAGCACCACTGCCTCATGACTCGTGGATGCGCCCCGAGCAGGCGGTACCCGCGTAGGGCAATGCCTCCCTTAGCACTACAGTTGTAGGTTCAAAAATAGACGGAAATCCACTTCCTTCTGGGGCAGTGTCCGTCCTGTCCTTGCTTCATCCTGGGAACATGCGAGGGCCAGGGTGACTTCCCGAGTCAGGCGGTTGTAGCTACCTGACAGGGTAGTAGCCAGGGAGACGAGAAACGAGGGGGGATGGAAGTGACGGTGGAGGTGATGTGGTTCCAACCTATGGGAGAAGTCGCATCCAAAGGGGGAGCACATGTCCAAGTCCATCACGGCGGAGTCCACCCGTGTCGTGCCCGCCGACACGGAGGCCACCTTCGTTGCGAAACTCTCCGGGGAGTTGAAGCGGGTGCTGGGGTGGCTCAATCAGCACTTTCGCCGTCCCGAGACACGGCGCAATGTGGAGGACTTCCTGCGAGCCCTGCTGGCGCGCGTGGAGCACAAGAATTCCTGGGGATTGAGCGAGGAGGCGGGCCGACCCACTCCGTACGCCTTCCAGTACCTGTTGGGGCGCGCCAGATGGGAGCCGGACGAAGTGCGCGACTCCATGCAAGCCGATGTCTTGCGCAAGCTGGGCCCCAAGGGGGACCTCATCCTGGATGAGACGGGCTTCCTCAAGAAGGGGGACATGTCCGCCGGTGTCGCGCACCAGTACACCGGCACGGCCGGCGGCATCGCCAACTGCCAGATGGGTGTCTTCCTCGTCTATGCCACCCCCCAGGGGCATACCCTGCTCGACCGGGAACTGTACCTGCCCGAGGAGTGGACTTCTGACAGGGAGCG contains:
- a CDS encoding TIGR02270 family protein — protein: MEALSDELFLNWEVYEEHLEEAEFLWGQRERQGGSPEYRLPEVAEGEERLLARVDALVLGGTPVAEGLLVPALESELPTRTSAAAYTLLVGGVPGASQAVLEAVRKEVPGVLEAMAKALALLEPGALPAWVPQLLEAPEPALQALALGVLGTHGGVPTARLLALLQHEEEEVVAAALRALARSRTAVDGRTLQHLLASPVPAVRDAAIEAGLAGGQRAAWAACQATLAVPDAHLSRLLWALGGDDRDVQRLVALLDTPALRADVLWVLGFSGRLAAADACMVCLADPSVTALAGEAFSALTGLRLKGPYALERSEPSEAELDTNPDMDIRRSMEDLLPLPAPDAVAAWWKEARPRFTPGQRYLLGEPLTAGSLLEALETAPMRRRHVLGLEVTLRSQGQVRVPTRAWARTQEAALRAARALPPAHFARPFTEGLSS
- a CDS encoding imm11 family protein, which produces MHNYFILESHPSPENCTINKCPEPLDSKKWRIAEGEPMGGHYSPPVRLDMDKSHGGMHIPDFIDNNLHLPLVSGKLKQLLERESNAEIEFLPFMLYNHKGRVACDDCYIANVLGSQDCVDRTRTEGQEDASEPGQYIGLFRLFLDPARIDPQSRLFRISAKPSVLIIRDDLRALFEQNEVTGARYIAMGEKCMLY
- a CDS encoding DUF6484 domain-containing protein, with product MKTDDTQQPGGPAVLEPILAPRQGWVAGLATDGGVLVDFPGNSRGPVGAKLGLPLDARAVREAVARRQPVMLLFEEGDPRRPFLLAFVYTPSPTPMLDSLLENTATYPPEHVKVDGQRMPLKVKGRSEVSFSCGDSRVTLTPNELSLVCGEASLTLQRNGRAVLRGVRVESRAEDVNRIKGGAVEVN
- a CDS encoding AHH domain-containing protein, whose protein sequence is MEQDRARQEAQARLEKARAEAEEARKRAEEARARADANEERLKKAREEFDKARQERKGGIGKAEKELKEAERPEKEAEKAEKSASAKAREEHLSSLLAADSHQHGEESGCVTRCLWDKARPPTWRRRCLFRGHNHRENGVKYQLANESDWYNLDFRERNSESRKRLNKEFSDAQLGVRKPVNNPTISKDCWWMSKYGANFRINNRPWKNEAHHIIPIEALATHFDGKLLLLQAVKYNVNIGVNIIMLPINEKHARVYQLPSHPSNHPDYNRSLKRMLDSISNKFGKEKEKQGGHPEMSAENPGNHRTNLNNFSLGMRIQLRDFAIEKAKAGAPLHINDIFKPIR
- a CDS encoding DUF4150 domain-containing protein, giving the protein MANTVGVNKMSVITKDSNGTTVAFPDVCKTPSPVGPVPIPYPNIARSSDTAQGTRSVLVESNPVCVKDSNFSTSTGDEAGTAGGGVASSKTKGKAEFVNFSFDVKFEGKNVARAFDLMLHNDKNTPPFPVMQPPVVALGRDKEKPRCLVCDKDL
- a CDS encoding Imm49 family immunity protein — protein: MNLETVRENAHVYLMEALDSISQRTADEQSGLAYITAAYFYRRIAICELLAEARMDRFATFLAKSALVRIHFLRLVTQGHAAAPLHTCASRNFSFVDSLVAGQLHMAVELARLTPDRHTPSIEYEDDFLLHRFLQRLTLHLHVGDNFDLAAMLERWETVLEGEYDPYLGACKALLQKDTRALNEALRDAIAIRKRSFQDEKKQSVPPDRRLTEGFVFMDGLAFLRLAETLGMPVQREYPTIPKFARIPLGRAPLPHDSWMRPEQAVPA